A single Elusimicrobiales bacterium DNA region contains:
- the fabZ gene encoding 3-hydroxyacyl-ACP dehydratase FabZ — protein sequence MSETEHKELRSLLDAAPVQTLDTKEIMARIPHRYPMLLVDRVDIIEMGRYLVGIKAVTANEQFFAGHFPGNPVMPGVLMLEAMAQTAAAMTMGMEPFKNKLGFFMGLDKVKFRQQVTPGTLLKMPIEILRLGRAGKGRGEVYADGKLAAQAEMSFILVDRS from the coding sequence ATGAGCGAAACGGAACACAAGGAGCTGCGTTCGCTGCTGGACGCCGCTCCCGTCCAGACGCTGGACACCAAAGAAATAATGGCCCGCATACCGCACCGCTATCCCATGCTGCTGGTGGACCGGGTGGATATAATAGAGATGGGCAGATACCTCGTCGGCATAAAGGCGGTTACGGCCAACGAGCAGTTTTTCGCCGGGCATTTTCCGGGGAACCCCGTCATGCCCGGCGTGCTGATGCTGGAGGCGATGGCGCAGACCGCCGCCGCCATGACAATGGGCATGGAGCCGTTCAAAAACAAGCTCGGCTTTTTCATGGGGCTGGACAAGGTGAAATTCCGCCAGCAGGTTACGCCGGGAACGCTGCTTAAAATGCCTATTGAGATATTGCGGCTAGGCCGCGCAGGCAAGGGCCGCGGCGAGGTCTATGCGGACGGCAAGCTGGCCGCGCAGGCCGAAATGTCTTTTATACTCGTGGACAGGAGCTGA
- the lpxC gene encoding UDP-3-O-acyl-N-acetylglucosamine deacetylase produces MRNTLSETVRFSGIGLHTGAPVSLEIRPSSVCGVRFFGADGKMAEASLKNVKSTVRGTNLSADGLEIFTAEHVLSALAGYGVDDADIHMTGPEPPAMDGSALAFAEAVMRAGLSPREAAPPPELKLSKPVEYRAGDVFYRAEPAAKTEFVFTYVSPHPLIGEQMAVFFPSPRAYLAEIAPARTFGYEEEVAALRKAGLARGGSPQNAVIITKDGFIAEGGLRFRDEFARHKILDMIGDFSLMGARLSGVKLTAVRGGHGHNVKFAQMLLEAI; encoded by the coding sequence ATGAGGAACACTTTAAGCGAAACCGTCAGGTTTTCCGGCATCGGGCTGCACACCGGCGCGCCGGTTTCGCTTGAGATTCGCCCGTCCTCCGTCTGCGGCGTGCGGTTTTTCGGCGCGGACGGGAAAATGGCCGAGGCTTCGCTTAAAAACGTCAAATCCACGGTTCGCGGCACCAATCTCAGCGCGGACGGGCTGGAAATCTTCACGGCGGAGCATGTGCTGTCCGCTCTGGCGGGCTACGGCGTGGACGACGCCGATATTCACATGACCGGCCCGGAGCCTCCGGCGATGGATGGTTCCGCCCTCGCTTTTGCGGAGGCGGTCATGCGCGCCGGGCTGTCGCCGCGGGAGGCCGCGCCGCCGCCGGAGCTGAAACTGTCAAAACCGGTTGAATACCGCGCGGGGGACGTTTTTTACCGGGCCGAGCCCGCCGCGAAAACCGAATTTGTTTTCACCTACGTTTCGCCGCATCCGCTTATCGGGGAGCAGATGGCGGTTTTTTTTCCGTCGCCGCGGGCGTACCTGGCGGAAATAGCCCCCGCGCGCACCTTCGGCTATGAAGAAGAGGTTGCCGCGCTGCGCAAGGCGGGGCTGGCAAGGGGCGGCTCGCCGCAAAACGCGGTCATCATCACAAAAGACGGTTTTATCGCCGAAGGCGGGCTGCGTTTCAGGGACGAGTTCGCCCGGCATAAGATTCTTGATATGATAGGCGATTTTTCGCTTATGGGCGCGCGGCTCTCCGGCGTGAAGCTGACCGCCGTGCGCGGCGGGCACGGCCATAACGTCAAATTCGCGCAAATGCTGCTGGAGGCGATATGA
- the lpxD gene encoding UDP-3-O-(3-hydroxymyristoyl)glucosamine N-acyltransferase, with the protein MKLKLSEIAAITGGELEGRPDDFVRGPASIENAPEGSLVYLADFSKKGSLAGSKAACAILPKAAKGLERPFSGGVIYAEDPHWAFTLVLRHVQKAERPAPPAGIHPSAVIDPSASIGAGVYIGAHCVVEKNASVGAGSALYPNCYIGENASLGENCVFHPGVVFLRDCVAGDRVVIHGNAVIGADGFGYIRRGVVQEKIPQLGNVVIENDVEIGAATTIDRAALTQTRVGAGSKIDNLVQIAHNVNIGRNCIIVSQAGVAGSSRLGDNVVVAGQAGIVDHVKIGNGAIVTAGTGIMSDVPDGAVMFGSPARPHAQMLKIVAILGKLPEMYAFFRKLKKKFGEE; encoded by the coding sequence ATGAAACTGAAACTTTCCGAAATAGCCGCCATAACCGGCGGCGAGCTTGAGGGCCGCCCGGACGATTTCGTCCGCGGCCCGGCATCAATAGAAAATGCGCCGGAGGGCAGCCTTGTCTATCTGGCGGATTTTTCCAAAAAAGGCAGTCTTGCCGGCTCCAAAGCCGCCTGCGCCATACTGCCCAAAGCCGCAAAAGGCCTGGAGAGGCCGTTTTCCGGCGGCGTGATTTACGCCGAAGACCCGCACTGGGCCTTCACCCTCGTCCTGCGCCATGTCCAGAAGGCGGAGCGGCCCGCTCCCCCCGCCGGAATCCACCCGTCCGCCGTCATAGACCCTTCCGCCTCAATCGGGGCGGGGGTTTATATAGGCGCGCACTGCGTGGTGGAGAAAAACGCCTCCGTGGGCGCGGGCAGCGCGCTGTATCCGAACTGCTATATCGGCGAAAACGCCAGCCTGGGCGAAAACTGCGTTTTCCATCCGGGCGTCGTTTTCCTGAGGGACTGCGTCGCCGGAGACCGCGTCGTCATACACGGCAACGCGGTGATAGGGGCGGACGGTTTCGGCTATATCCGGCGCGGCGTGGTCCAGGAAAAAATCCCGCAGCTCGGCAATGTGGTCATTGAAAATGATGTTGAAATCGGCGCGGCCACAACCATAGACCGCGCCGCCCTGACCCAAACCCGCGTCGGCGCGGGCAGCAAGATAGACAATCTGGTGCAAATCGCCCATAACGTAAACATCGGGCGCAACTGCATAATAGTCAGCCAGGCCGGGGTGGCCGGCTCCTCCCGGCTGGGCGACAATGTGGTCGTGGCCGGCCAGGCCGGGATAGTGGACCATGTCAAAATCGGCAACGGGGCCATTGTTACCGCGGGAACCGGCATAATGTCGGACGTGCCGGACGGCGCGGTGATGTTCGGCAGCCCGGCAAGGCCGCACGCGCAAATGCTCAAAATAGTGGCCATACTGGGCAAGCTGCCGGAGATGTACGCGTTTTTCCGCAAACTCAAAAAGAAATTCGGCGAAGAATGA
- a CDS encoding OmpH family outer membrane protein → MKTIMIAAAIASALAAPARALELTLEENRGETGSIGYVDMDRVFARHPETAKAKEEFVILLNDKKTLVELKKNEIAALRAKLGILSDKRRVLVARIEAETQKVLSDAALVAELASSTPQAQGQISPGELAAPEANPAPAVSVSTGAIKLHGYDMMVFPDNHIEKISDSTGTAPGAAAVSDAPAPQAAIPVSATTASTAAVYAPAISGGALALPATGQASAQSAQPPATDTPGSGGLPVSTAAAQVAPLSVVVSTGIAVSTAPPVTVAALLEADKTLLFSLEAEIAPLEKELAQKRGDLKALREKTEKELADMENRRSEIILGKIYAALRHVATEEGISVVVDKGSTLYGRKTVDLTDKLLEHIRNE, encoded by the coding sequence ATGAAAACAATCATGATTGCGGCGGCGATTGCGTCCGCGCTGGCGGCCCCCGCCCGCGCGCTGGAGCTTACGCTTGAGGAAAACCGCGGCGAAACCGGCAGCATCGGCTATGTTGATATGGACCGCGTATTCGCCCGGCATCCCGAAACCGCCAAGGCGAAGGAGGAGTTCGTAATCCTCCTCAACGACAAGAAAACGCTGGTGGAGCTTAAAAAAAACGAGATAGCCGCGCTGCGCGCGAAGCTGGGCATTCTTTCCGATAAAAGGCGGGTGCTTGTCGCCAGAATAGAGGCGGAGACGCAGAAAGTGCTTTCCGACGCCGCCCTGGTGGCGGAACTGGCCAGTTCCACCCCGCAGGCGCAGGGGCAGATTTCTCCGGGCGAACTGGCCGCGCCGGAGGCGAACCCGGCGCCGGCAGTGTCCGTTTCCACCGGCGCGATAAAGCTGCACGGCTACGACATGATGGTTTTCCCGGACAATCACATTGAGAAAATAAGCGACTCAACCGGGACGGCTCCCGGCGCGGCGGCGGTTTCAGATGCGCCCGCGCCTCAGGCTGCAATCCCCGTTTCCGCAACAACCGCGTCAACGGCTGCGGTTTATGCGCCGGCCATATCCGGCGGCGCGCTTGCGCTGCCCGCCACCGGACAGGCTTCAGCGCAGTCGGCGCAGCCTCCGGCAACGGACACGCCCGGTTCAGGCGGGCTTCCCGTTTCAACCGCGGCGGCGCAGGTTGCGCCGCTGTCCGTGGTGGTTTCCACCGGAATTGCGGTTTCCACGGCGCCCCCTGTAACCGTGGCCGCGCTGCTGGAGGCGGACAAGACGCTGCTGTTTTCGCTTGAAGCGGAAATAGCCCCGCTTGAAAAGGAACTGGCGCAGAAACGCGGGGACCTCAAGGCCTTGCGCGAAAAAACGGAAAAAGAGCTTGCGGATATGGAAAACCGCCGCTCCGAAATCATACTGGGCAAAATATACGCCGCGCTGCGCCATGTGGCGACGGAGGAGGGGATAAGCGTGGTAGTGGACAAGGGCAGCACGCTTTATGGCCGCAAAACCGTTGACCTGACCGACAAGCTGCTGGAGCATATCAGAAACGAATGA